The nucleotide sequence TGAAGAAAACGGCGATCTAAAAGGTGTCGCTGCTGTAATCGACAAGGACTTTGCCTCATCACTACTTGCCACGCTTATTGGGGCAGACCTTCTTCTGATATCAACCGCCGTGGAGAAAGTCTGTCTTAATTTCGGCAAGCCGGATCAGAAGGAAATAGGCAGAATGACACTTGCTGAAGCGAAAAAGTATATCGATGAAGGACATTTCAAACCTGGCTCAATGCTGCCGAAAATAGAAGCGATAGTAAGATTCTTGGAAAACGGTGGAAAACAGGCACTCATTACAGATCCCGCGCATATTCCGCAGGCATTGAACGGCAAGACCGGCACTTTTCTCACAACATAATAATTGGCGAACAGGTTACGGGCTTATGGAGGGCTATGGGCTTAGAATTCAGTAAAATATTAGGGTTCAAATGCATTTCCTGCGGCAGGGAGATTGAAAAGGCAGAATATACCTGCCCGGAATGCTCCGGGAATATGGATGTGGTCTATGACTACAAGAAAATAGCCAAGTTTTTTAGCAAGAAAGACCTGGTGAAGAACAGAGATTTCTCAATCTGGAGATATTCTCCCATATTGCCTGTAACTTCTCTCAGAAGAATACCCTCTCTGCAGATCGGTGTTACTTCTTTATGCAGCATAAGAAGATTGAATGATGAATTGGGGATTGAAAATCTTCTTTTCAAGGACGATACAAAACTGCCTTCGGCTTCTCTTAAGGACAGGGCTTCTGCAGTGACTGTTGTTGTCGGGCTTGAAAAAGGGAAGGAGATTTTTACGACAGCATCTACCGGAAATGCAGGCTGCGCCCTGGCATGTATCTCTGCCAACATGGGGTTGAAGTCCATAATTTTCGTCCCGAAATCAGCGCCCAAAGCAAAGATAGCGCAGCTTTTGCTGTATGGCGCAAGAGTGATAGCAGTGAACGGGACCTATGACGATGCTTATGATTTGTCCTTGAAAGCTTCGGAGAGATTCGGGTGGTATAACAGAAGTACAGGTTATAACCCCTTTACCCGGGAAGGGAAAAAAACAGCCTCTCTGGAAATTGCGGAGCAGATGTCTTGGGAAGTACCGGATTATGTTTTTGTTCCTGTCGGCGACGGCAATATAATAAGCGGCATCTGGAAAGGCTTTGTCGATCTATATGAATTAGAGTTCATCAAAAAACTTCCGAAACTTGTAGCAGTTCAATCCGACAAATCCGATTCAGTAACAAGATCCTATGAAAACGCAGTTAGTCGTTCGCAAGAATCAAAAGATATTAAGATCATACCGGTCAAGGCAACGACGGTTGCAGATTCAATTTTCGTTGATTTGCCCAGAGACGGGGTTGCTGCCGTGAAGGCAATAATGGAATCCGGGGGAGGGGCTGTGAGGGTATCAGATGATGAAATACTGAAGACCATTAAATACCTGGCCGAAAAGACAGGCATTTTTGCGGAACCTGCCGGGGTGACAAGTTTTGCCGGTTTCCTGAAAATGTTCAAGGAGAGGAAAGTACATTCTGCTTCCACAGTGGTCTGTCTCATAACCGGAAACGGTCTGAAGGATATTGATTCTGCCTTGAAAGTCAGCGGTTCGCCGGAAACAATCGACCCCCAAATCTCTGAACTTGAAAAGATAGTCCGACAATGATCTAAGCGACTAATCGACGGGAATCACAAGCAATCCATGTTGAATGGTATTGTTCCTGAAGCGGGCAGAAAATACGTAAGAGTTGAACGGGACATGACGAAAGAGTAGATGGAAGTGAAATTTGGTACTTGACTTATTCCAGGCATGCGGTTACACTACACGTAGGCTTGATCGTTGCTGCAAAAAGTTTCCGCAAAATAGTTCTTGACAGCCGCAAGAGCCTTTGATAAGTTGATTAACTGCCTGAAGTTTACCTTCAAGG is from Candidatus Eisenbacteria bacterium and encodes:
- the thrC gene encoding threonine synthase: MGLEFSKILGFKCISCGREIEKAEYTCPECSGNMDVVYDYKKIAKFFSKKDLVKNRDFSIWRYSPILPVTSLRRIPSLQIGVTSLCSIRRLNDELGIENLLFKDDTKLPSASLKDRASAVTVVVGLEKGKEIFTTASTGNAGCALACISANMGLKSIIFVPKSAPKAKIAQLLLYGARVIAVNGTYDDAYDLSLKASERFGWYNRSTGYNPFTREGKKTASLEIAEQMSWEVPDYVFVPVGDGNIISGIWKGFVDLYELEFIKKLPKLVAVQSDKSDSVTRSYENAVSRSQESKDIKIIPVKATTVADSIFVDLPRDGVAAVKAIMESGGGAVRVSDDEILKTIKYLAEKTGIFAEPAGVTSFAGFLKMFKERKVHSASTVVCLITGNGLKDIDSALKVSGSPETIDPQISELEKIVRQ